From the genome of Pseudomonas sp. TMP9, one region includes:
- the rpoE gene encoding RNA polymerase sigma factor RpoE, giving the protein MLTQDDDQQLVERVQRGDKRAFDLLVLKYQHKILGLIVRFVHDTHEAQDVAQEAFIKAYRALGNFRGDSAFYTWLYRIAINTAKNHLVSRGRRPPDSDVSAEDAEFYDGDHALKNIESPERVLLRDEIEATVHRSIEQLPEDLRTALTLREFDGLSYEDIASVMQCPVGTVRSRIFRAREAIDRSLQPLLQDT; this is encoded by the coding sequence ATGCTAACCCAGGATGATGATCAGCAGCTGGTCGAACGCGTACAACGCGGCGACAAACGTGCATTTGATCTATTGGTGCTGAAGTACCAGCACAAGATTCTCGGGTTGATCGTGCGCTTTGTGCACGACACCCATGAAGCACAGGATGTGGCGCAGGAAGCTTTTATCAAGGCCTACCGAGCCTTGGGTAATTTTCGCGGAGACAGTGCGTTTTATACCTGGCTGTATCGGATTGCCATTAACACAGCGAAGAACCATCTGGTGTCCCGCGGCCGTCGGCCGCCAGACAGTGATGTAAGCGCTGAAGATGCTGAGTTCTACGATGGCGATCATGCCCTCAAGAATATTGAGTCTCCTGAACGCGTGCTACTGCGCGATGAGATTGAGGCCACCGTGCACCGCAGCATTGAGCAATTGCCGGAAGATTTACGCACAGCCCTAACCTTGCGTGAATTTGATGGTCTGAGTTACGAGGACATTGCCAGTGTCATGCAATGTCCGGTTGGCACCGTGCGTTCGCGAATTTTCCGGGCACGTGAGGCCATTGATCGATCCCT